Proteins encoded by one window of Mustela erminea isolate mMusErm1 chromosome 5, mMusErm1.Pri, whole genome shotgun sequence:
- the ALPK3 gene encoding alpha-protein kinase 3 isoform X3 encodes MGSRRVPGRGWGSGGRSGAGGDGEDDGPVWIPSPASRSYLLSVRPETRSTFCSIIAQLTEETQPLFETTLKSRAVSQDSDAKFTCIVTGYPEPEVTWYKDDIELDRYCGLPKYEITHQGNRHTLHIYRCQEEDAAIYQASARNTKGIVSCSGVLEVGTMTEYKIHQRWFAKLKLKAAAKMREIEQSWKPRKEVVGDADTLRKLSPDRFQRKRRLSRDEASLPSAPAREAENRTPAAWQEEEAEPAQHPALGLLNSFAPGEVTTNGEAAPENGEDGEHPLLTYICEAMELGPQRAPKAESGAKKKKKDEEPKQGLQKPESEKAARSPRSPEGRAPSSDKSGMQGPTDVEQVQTRRGGRAARGPGSSGAESTRKPAPAVGAQEQARDAPVPGPDQQVYFSLKDMYLESTLAGTPKGEEGSQTPGSRAPGERPPGKVPSEAGGERGAVAPAQPTASAPQTTRPFNRKRFAPPKPKGEPTANSKSDRSPSRAPEPGAQSSGKAPPQASAPVPTPPARRRHGPRDSPLQGPAGHSTSGEVPESRASPAPTALATNTADMVSVGCSDPRSRGIIEPMDTDTQEAGRTSADQKRGGKKNTEADGKRQVDGRTQGDRTQATQMTQADRKSWVDTGPRESERPASARRFQEDVVAQGGAGMQVERTQTGRRMQEDRGTRSEESTPTAMKGQSENGSVSSPGPQSSECFDQIPEGPSVPEEPGFVLRSEEVAVTAPRSYEPALLAASGGGRTLPVQRPPQGGLEQRGGPEWPGLVKDKPEDGLIPGPKEEQPREVTSMDLGGCPPAGQSPEAPTLPSPPRRGLTTSSREALPSTPAPEHTSAAAFPPSGDQALLRPAPPLSMGPGTPTQSHPPAAMSANTEGSCAPGPDAEGRPPGPQSCDPGLIDSLKNYLLLLLKLSSAEPGGGGAEAQGAAATGAPVSSATLVPDVEVAGLSPRTSRRILERVENNHLVQSAQSLALSPCTSRRLTGLLDREVQAGRQALAAAQGPGLSTLTVPAIVVGEEGGPGLASEGSSEGEGEGPPKGPGLPRASPESGARRWLGETGGQTASGPGALPADRRAQEPFQEEEAPGEVPTGLPAATPEELALGARRKRFLPKVRAGGDREAAKAEERESPTVSPRGPRKGLAPGSPGTPGREKRSPTQGRKAGMLEVPRAEDEPAAGDLGSGPKASSADTEQVLDEGKQDASAKSKKAKDLLKAPQVIRKIRVEQFPDASGSLKLWCQFFNILSDSVLTWAKDQRPVGEVGRSAGDEGPAALAIVQASSVDCGVYRCTINNEHGSASTDFCLSPEVLSGFISREEGEVGEEIEMTPMVFAKGLADSGCWGDKLFGRLVSEELRGGGHGCGLRKSSQAKVIYGLEPIFESGRTCVIKVSSLLVFGPSSETSLLGRNYDVTIQGCKIQNMSREYCKIFAAEAQAAAGFGEVPEILPLYLIYRPANNIPYATLEEDLGQPLQPYCSREWGSAAPETAGRSEVRQKCQTFQHWLYLWTNGSFLVTDLAGVDWKMTDVQIATKLRGYQGLKESCFPALLDQFASSHQCNPFCEMLGLQPLKGPEAAHPPGKAKGSKSPSTGRKGGQLSPQPQKKGLPSPQGTRKSTPSTKATPPASGALATQLLGQPPTQEDSSKTQGLR; translated from the exons GAGCACCTTCTGCTCCATCATTGCTCAGCTAACAGAGGAGACCCAGCCGCTATTCGAGACCACGCTCAAGTCCCGGGCTGTGTCCCAGGACAGTGACGCCAAGTTCACCTGCATCGTCACAG GATACCCAGAGCCGGAGGTGACCTGGTACAAAGATGACATAGAGCTGGACCGCTACTGTGGTTTGCCGAAGTACGAGATCACTCACCAGGGCAACCGCCACACGCTTCACATTTACAG GTGTCAAGAGGAAGACGCGGCCATCTACCAGGCCTCTGCCCGGAACACCAAGGGCATCGTGTCCTGCTCGGGGGTCTTGGAGGTCGGCACCATGACGGAGTACAAGATCCACCAGCGCTGGTTCGCCAAGCTGAAGCTCAAGGCCGCCGCAAAGATGCGGGAGATCGAGCAGAGCTGGAAGCCCCGGAAGGAGGTGGTGGGAGACGCCGACACTCTGCGCAAGCTCAGCCCCGACCGCTTCCAGCGCAAACGGCGGCTGAGCCGGGACGAGGcgtccctcccctcagccccggCCCGGGAGGCTGAGAACAGGACCCCAGCGGCGtggcaggaggaagaggctgaGCCCGCTCAGCACCCAGCTTTGGGCCTCCTCAACAGCTTCGCTCCCGGAGAAGTGACCACCAACGGGGAGGCGGCCCCCGAGAATGGGGAGGACGGGGAGCACCCCCTGCTGACGTACATCTGCGAGGCCATGGAGCTGGGGCCTCAGCGAGCCCCCAAAGCAGAGTCTGGggccaagaaaaagaagaaagatgaggaaCCTAAGCAGGGTCTCCAGAAGCCAGAGTCAGAGAAGGCGGCTCGAAGCCCAAGGTCTCCTGAAGGCCGTGCCCCTAGTTCAGACAAGTCCGGGATGCAGGGGCCTACGGACGTGGAGCAGGTCCAGACCCGGCGCGGAGGCAGGGCTGCGCGGGGGCCGGGGTCCTCTGGAGCAGAGAGCACCAGGAAGCCCGCTCCGGCTGTGGGCGCTCAAGAGCAGGCCCGGGATGCCCCCGTCCCAGGCCCAGACCAGCAAGTGTATTTCTCTCTAAAGGACATGTATCTGGAAAGTACCCTCGCAGGCACGCCGAAGGGGGAAGAGGGCTCCCAGACCCCAGGCAGCAGGGCACCTGGAGAGAGGCCCCCCGGGAAGGTACCCAGTGAGGCTGGAGGTGAAAGGGGGGCTGTtgcccctgcccagcccaccGCTTCGGCCCCCCAGACAACTAGGCCTTTCAACAGGAAGAGATTTGCCCCTCCGAAGCCCAAAGGGGAGCCCACCGCCAACAGCAAGTCCGATCGTTCCCCGAGTCGAGCTCCAGAACCAGGGGCCCAGAGCTCAGGGAAGGCCCCACCTCAGGCCTCAGCCCCAGTGCCCACACCCCCTGCCCGGCGGAGACACGGCCCCCGCGACAGCCCCCTACAGGGTCCAGCTGGCCACAGCACTTCGGGAGAG GTCCCAGAATCCCGGGCAAGCCCGGCTCCTACCGCGCTGGCCACCAACACCGCCGACATGGTCTCTGTGGGTTGCAGTGACCCCAGAAGCCGGGGCATCATTGAGCCCATGGACACAGACACCCAGGAAGCTGGGAGGACATCTGCTGACCAGAAACGTGGAGGCAAGAAGAATACAGAGGCTGATGGGAAGAGGCAGGTGGATGGAAGGACCCAGGGAGACAGGACACAGGCCACCCAGATGACACAGGCAGATAGGAAGAGCTGGGTGGACACTGGGCCACGAGAAAGTGAGAGGCCAGCATCCGCCAGGAGGTTCCAGGAGGATGTGgtggcccagggaggggcagggatgcAGGTGGAAAGGACACAGACAGGCAGGAGGATGCAGGAAGACAGAGGGACACGGTCCGAGGAGAGCACGCCCACAGCCATGAAAGGTCAGTCCGAGAACGGCTCTGTGAGCAGCCCCGGCCCACAGTCCAGTGAGTGTTTCGACCAGATCCCCGAAGGGCCCTCTGTCCCGGAAGAACCTGGTTTCGTGCTCAGATCTGAAGAAGTGGCAGTCACGGCCCCCAGGAGCTATGAGCCGGCATTGCTGGCTGCCTCAGGAGGCGGTCGCACGCTCCCAGTCCAGCGGCCTCCCCAGGGTGGTCTGGAGCAGCGGGGAGGGCCTGAGTGGCCGGGGCTGGTCAAGGACAAGCCAGAGGATGGCCTGATCCCAGGCCCCAAGGAGGAGCAGCCGAGGGAGGTGACGTCCATGGATCTGGGTGGCTGTCCTCCAGCTGGCCAGAGCCCGGAGGCGCCcactctgccctctcctcccaggCGGGGCCTGACCACGAGCTCGCGGGAGGCTCTGCCCAGCACTCCGGCCCCTGAGCACACGAGTGCTGCTGCCTTCCCGCCCTCTGGGGACCAGGCCTTACTGAGGCCCGCCCCCCCACTGTCCATGGGGCCAGGGACCCCCACCCAGAGTCACCCGCCAGCAGCCATGTCCGCCAACACTGAGGGGTCCTGTGCCCCGGGGCCAGATGCGGAAGGGAGGCCCCCGGGTCCCCAGAGCTGCGACCCCGGCCTCATAGACTCCCTGAAGAACTACCTGCTTCTGCTGCTGAAGCTCTCCAGTGCAGAGCCAGGGGGCGGGGGCGCCGAAGCGCAAGGGGCAGCCGCCACTGGGGCTCCGGTGTCCTCGGCCACTCTGGTCCCCGACGTGGAGGTGGCTGGTCTGAGTCCCCGGACGTCCAGGCGCATCCTGGAGCGCGTGGAGAACAACCATCTAGTACAGAGTGCCCAGAGCCTGGCGCTGAGCCCCTGCACCTCCCGCCGCCTCACCGGCCTCCTGGATCGCGAGGTGCAGGCTGGCCGTCAGGCCCTTGCAGCAGCCCAGGGCCCTGGCCTCAGCACCCTCACTGTCCCTGCCATCGTGGTAGGTGAGGAGGGGGGCCCTGGGCTGGCCTCCGAAGGATCCAGTGAGGGCGAGGGTGAGGGTCCCCCCAAGGGGCCTGGGCTCCCACGGGCCTCCCCGGAGAGCGGTGCACGCAGGTGGCTGGGGGAGACGGGTGGGCAGACAGCCTCGGGTCCAGGAGCACTCCCAGCAGACAGAAGGGCCCAGGAGCCCttccaggaggaggaggccccTGGGGAGGTCCCGACAGGCCTCCCTGCAGCGACACCAGAGGAGCTAGCTTTGGGGGCCCGGAGGAAGAGGTTTCTCCCCAAGGTCAGAGCAGGAGGAGACAGGGAGGCAGCCAAGGCTGAAGAAAGGGAGAGCCCCACGGTTTCCCCTCGGGGGCCCAGGAAGGGCCTGGCACCTGGGTCCCCGGGAACCCCAGGACGGGAGAAACGTTCCCCAACCCAGGGTAGAAAGGCAGGTATGCTGGAGGTGCCGCGGGCAGAGGACGAGCCGGCAGCAGGAGACCTGGGCTCCGGCCCCAAGGCCAGCAGTGCAGACACAGAGCAAGTCCTGGATGAAGGCAAGCAGGACGCTTCGGCCAAGTCCAAGAAAGCCAAAGATCTGCTCAAAG CCCCACAGGTGATCCGGAAGATTCGGGTGGAGCAGTTTCCTGATGCCTCGGGCAGCCTGAAGCTCTGGTGTCAGTTTTTCAACATTCTCAGTGACTCAGTCTTGACGTGGGCCAAGGATCAGCGCCCAGTGGGCGAGGTGGGCAGGAG TGCCGGGGACGAGGGGCCGGCGGCCTTGGCCATCGTGCAGGCGTCCTCCGTTGACTGTGGCGTGTACCGATGCACCATCAACAATGAGCACGGTTCCGCCTCTACCGACTTCTGCCTCAGCCCCGAGG TGTTGTCGGGATTCATCTCCAGAGAAGAAGGTGAAG TTGGAGAAGAGATTGAGATGACCCCCATGGTCTTTGCAAAGGGTCTGGCTGACTCTGGCTGCTGGGGGGACAAGCTCTTTGGACGCCTGGTGAGCGAAGAGCTACGAGGGGGTGGACATGGGTGTGGCCTGCGGAAGTCCTCCCAGGCCAAGGTCATCTACGGCCTGGAGCCCATCTTCGAGTCAGGCCGCACGTGCGTCATCAAGGTGTCCAGCCTGCTCGTGTTTGGCCCCAGCAGCGAGACTTCTCTCCTGGGCAGGAACTACGACGTCACCATTCAG GGGTGCAAGATCCAGAACATGAGTCGGGAGTATTGCAAGATCTTTGCGGCTGAAGCCCAGGCGGCCGCTGGCTTTGGGGAGGTGCCAGA GATCCTCCCACTGTACCTCATCTACCGGCCAGCCAACAACATCCCCTACGCGACCCTGGAGGAGGACCTGGGCCAGCCCCTGCAGCCCTACTGCTCCCGGGAGTGGGGCAGCGCCGCGCCGGAGACGGCCGGCCGCTCCGAGGTCAGGCAGAAATGCCAGACCTTCCAGCACTGGCTCTATCTGTGGACGAATGGCAGCTTCCTTGTCACGGATTTGGCAG GGGTTGATTGGAAGATGACGGATGTGCAAATTGCAACCAAACTGCGAGG ATACCAAGGCCTCAAGGAGAGTTGCTTCCCTGCCCTGCTGGACCAGTTTGCCTCTTCCCACCAGTGCAACCCCTTCTGTGAGATGCTGGGGCTCCAGCCCCTCAAAGGCCCCGAGGCTGCCCACCCTCCGGGCAAGGCCAAAGGCTCCAAGAGCCCATCCACGGGCAGGAAGGGCGGCCAACTGAGTCCTCAGCCCCAGAAGAAAGGCCTCCCCAGTCCCCAGGGCACCCGGAAGAGTACACCAAGCACCAAGGCCACCCCTCCAGCCTCAGGGGCACTCGCCACCCAGTTACTGGGACAGCCTCCCACCCAAGAGGACAGCTCCAAGACCCAGGGCCTGCGGTAG